The genomic window GCCTCAGTCCCCTCAGGTGCGTAAGGAACTCCGCTATCGTCGGATACATGATATTGTTCAGGGTAGGAGTACCGACGAGACAGCCCCTCCCCCTCCAAAATTCTTTAATGGCTACGCTCATCGGTGTGGCCCTCAGCTTAATGACCTTACACTCAACGCCCTCGTCCTTTATCCCCTGCATAATCGGCAGTGCCATCATTTCCGTGCTGTGCCACATGGTGTCGTAAATGATCGGGACACTCAGGGCCGACTTTCCTTCCGCCATGTCGAGATAGGCCTTCACCACCTTCTCAGGATTCTTTCTCCAGATGACCCCGTGGTCAGGGGCTATCATCTCGATATCGAGTCCCAATTTCTGGATATCGGCAATCTTCGTCTTTATAATCGGGCCAAAGGGCATAAGGATATTCGCATAGTAATCCACAACCGCATCTTCGAGTTCCGACAGGGATTCGCAGGTGATGAACTCATCGTCAAACCTCACCGCTGATGCGATATGCTGTCCGAAACCGTCCTGACTGATGAGGATCTTTTCCTCCTTTATATAGGTCATCATCGAATCAGGCCAGTGGAGCATCGGGGTCTCGAGGAAAAGGAGCGTCCTTCTCCCGATCCTCAGGGTGTCGCCCGTCTTCACGACTTTCATGTCCCACTTCGAGAGGTCAAAGAACCTCTCGAGTCCTTTCTTCCCCTTCTCCGTTATGTAGATTGTAGCTCGCGGTGCAAGCTCCATGATCTTATCAAGGCTCGTCGCATGATCGTTCTCTATGTGGTTGATCACCACGTTCCGTATCTTTGCAGGGTCGACGACACTTCGTATCGTCTTTATCGTGATATCCGAGAAATCGTGTTTGACCGTGTCGAGCAGGGTTATCTCATCATCGATGATGAGATAGTTATTGTAGGTTGTCCCGCGCGGGGTCGCGTAGCCGTGAAAATCCCTTACCGCCCAATCAATGGCGCCGACCCAGTATATTCCGTTCTTCAGCTCAACGGCTTTCATATCGCCTCCTCTCAGCAGTTCTGTCATCGGGATCATCCTTATCTCTCCTGCCATTCTGCAAGGAGGTGCGGTATGATCTTCTTATCGCCTCCTGAAGACTCGCGGCATCGGGTTCCCTTCCCGTGGCGGCCATGTCACCGCCGCTGACGGGGGCATCCTCCCTGTTATTCAGTAGTCAGCGTGAAACGGTCTCCTCTTCCGACATTGACCGCAGACACGGATCGCTTCCTTCCCATCCGGGGGATGTTCGTCCTATGGAGACGTCAGGGGGTTACCCTTCGAGGAGAGTGGAAAAGATGTTATGGTGCTCTTCTTCGTCCGAGAGTATCCCTTCAAATAGTTTCTTCGTTACGATATCGCCCTCTTTCGTCGCGAGGGAGATGATCTCTTTATACAGCTTTATCGCGTCCTCTTCAGCCTTCTTGTCCAGCTTCAGCATATCCTTCACGCCCTTGCCGACAACGATCGGCGCCGGCTTCGTCGTCGGTACCCCTCCGAGATAATCAAGCCTCTCCGCTATCGCCTCCGCATGCTTCATTTCCGTGATCCCCGTGCTCTTGAATACCCCTCCTACCGATTCGGCATGGATCCCCCTAACCGTAACATGCTGCCATAGGTACTGAACGCTTACCTGCAGCTCCCTTCCAATCGCATCGTTCAGCTTCTCCAATAGTTTCTTGCTCGCCATAAATCCTCCTTCGATGATGAATATGGCTCCGAAAGGAGCTGTGGTCAATGAATCGTTGTTTC from Thermodesulfovibrionales bacterium includes these protein-coding regions:
- a CDS encoding FprA family A-type flavoprotein; the protein is MTELLRGGDMKAVELKNGIYWVGAIDWAVRDFHGYATPRGTTYNNYLIIDDEITLLDTVKHDFSDITIKTIRSVVDPAKIRNVVINHIENDHATSLDKIMELAPRATIYITEKGKKGLERFFDLSKWDMKVVKTGDTLRIGRRTLLFLETPMLHWPDSMMTYIKEEKILISQDGFGQHIASAVRFDDEFITCESLSELEDAVVDYYANILMPFGPIIKTKIADIQKLGLDIEMIAPDHGVIWRKNPEKVVKAYLDMAEGKSALSVPIIYDTMWHSTEMMALPIMQGIKDEGVECKVIKLRATPMSVAIKEFWRGRGCLVGTPTLNNIMYPTIAEFLTHLRGLRPKNRIIGAFGSYGWGGGAVKEAYDEFKRMGLEMFEPGLQILYRPSLEDETKCYEFGREFAKKVKEYHSKF
- a CDS encoding ferritin-like domain-containing protein; protein product: MASKKLLEKLNDAIGRELQVSVQYLWQHVTVRGIHAESVGGVFKSTGITEMKHAEAIAERLDYLGGVPTTKPAPIVVGKGVKDMLKLDKKAEEDAIKLYKEIISLATKEGDIVTKKLFEGILSDEEEHHNIFSTLLEG